tttaaatgcatcTGATATTTTTCTAAGACATTTATCTTGTTCCTGTCGCATAAGTTAATGATGTAAAATATCAGGCTGTCAAATTATTCCAATGGAAATACTGTAAATATAGGGGGGTCCCAGAATATTTCCAATACAATTAGGGTTCCTTGGTTCAGGAAATCGAGAAACTCTGCCATAAGTTGTTTCTCAGTTCAACGTACAACTACTGAAGCATAAGTTGCTTTGAACATTTGACTTTACTTAACTAGTAACTGTTATCCTTTGCTAGGTTCTACAAGCAGAACACATAAGGATGTTTCCAAATACATCTTGGTAGTGATTCCTCATTCACAaccattaataataaaatgcatcAAACGTTTTCCGTGGACAAACAATAACTTTTTAATCATagaaagaaaaagtgttaaCAAGTCCTGGCATAttcatgaaagaaaataaaaagtaactaaagcaggaaaaaaacaaattataataacGTTTTACAATACTGGATAACAAAATTTAAACTTGCACCAAAAAGGGAGCCTTCACAGATCACAAAGCATAATCTGACACAGGAATATTTTGAATGAATCCCCCCCAACGGGGCGGTAAACATTAATATCAACAgcaatattaaaaaagaaaataaaaataattacaagATTCAGAGGCCCGCATCTCTAGCTGCAATGACATTAGCTGTTATGAGTTTGGGCAACCATTTTATGCAGACAGGTCACTGCTGTTGAAACGGTCTTGGTCGTACACCTCTGCCACAACTTTGCGACCACCAAACCAGCGGTCGTTCAGGGCCTGGATGGCTTTGTTCATCTCTGAGGCCATGGAAAACTCTACAAAGATTTTAACAATAATATctgcatcctcctcttctccttgctTCTCTTGGTAAATGATGACTCGGTTGACGGAGCCAAACTTGCCGCACTCCTCAGTCACTTCTCCCTCCAGGTCGTCGTCGATGTCTTCTGGTCCGACCATGTTTCGAAGCACCATCACCGTAGACTGGAGGACACAAACAAGTACAGAGTTTGATTATTAAAAGGAGTAAATAGAAGTTTTTCTAAACATTATCGTTATTTTTCTTACTCCCTTCCGTTGCTGAATCTCACCTCAGATTTTCTAAGAAGTTTCTGCATCACCATATGTCTGGCACTACTGCCCGAGATGCTCATGTGCTCTTGGTCACTCAGCATTTCCTGTCCGGTTCCATCTTGAAgctgctcctctttctcctccttcttcaacTGTAGGCTGGATCCACTGACTTGATTAGACAGGACTGGTGGCGAGGCGAGCACAGGGTTCACAAGACCAACCTGGGGAAGCACTGGTATGGGAGGACGCACTGGTGTCACACCTGTTGATAGAAGACAGACGTGCAGTCAACTGTCCAAACACTCAACAAAGAAACGcgcacaaaacaaatgaaagcatGGTTAAGTAATGACAATGAATAAACGATAAGTGTTAAACATGACAATGGTAAAATCATTGCAAGTGTTTTGAGGGAAATCCAAATCGTTGGATATGAGGAGAAGCCGGAAAATTTAAACGGAATGACGGAGGATAATGGGAGAAGATCACGAGAAGATTGAGGTTTATGACTGGTAACCTGCAAATTTatttggaaaaataacaaattcagGAAGCTTTATCCAATGTAAAAACGAATCAGGCGATGGGAAAAAAACGTGCATAATGCTTTAAACCAGAAATACGAGTGATGTTTAAAGCGGTTTGTCAAGATGAATTAAGCTCCTGCTTTGATGAAAAGCTCCCCCTCATCATTATACCCACCTGTGATGACCCCGGGTGCCTGGGCAGCCATAACAGCCTGCGGTATTCCCATTTGCTGACCGAGAAGTTGGGGCGCAGCTAACGCCCCCAAGACTGATGCCCCGGCTACAGCCTCCTTGAGAGAGGGGGGCCGAAGACATTAGGTAagggaaacacacagaacacagcaCAAGGCAGCACAGTCAACGATCACAAAGCATGGAACAGAGTGAGCTCAACCTGGCCTCTTAGTGAGAATCAAACagtatttcacatttaataTACTAACACCGATTATTCTTAGCAAGTCAATGTATGTTCAATCATAACACAATCCTCTGGTAAGTCATCAACTCGTCACACTGATAAATAATGGTAAAGGTGCTGGCTAAGAGAGAAGACTCTTAGCTCACACACCTGATCAGTGAATGGGAGGAGCATTGATTACTAATGTTAAGATACTATGTATACTATACATAAAACTTAATGAAATACTTAAATATGTGTACAGATTCTGtttgtttcaaattaaactgGAATTAATGAAAGATTACGCCCACAATGCCTTACATTTGAGGGCAATTAAATTGACACTCTGTCAGGGCATCTACTGTTTAACAAAACTGGCCTTCTCCCAGTCACGTCAATTAAAGTTGTATGCCCATGTTATCTGTGCTTTCTGGTGTCAATTCTAGCTAAATCTGGGTTATATTTACCTGGAAGGCCATTAAATCCCTTTGGAAGGGATTCATACTTGCCTGGGCCGTTATCTTAGCAGTGGCTGCCGCTGCAGCCACTGCTGCAGCAGGTGGCAGACCACCTGGGGTTGTGGGGGTCAGTAGGGGTATGGGCGGCGTCACTGCTTTGCCCACCCGTAGATACTGGCCCCCCAGGTCAAAGAGGTTCATTGAAGACACGGCGTCCAAGGCTGATTGAGGCTTTTCATACTCtgcaagagaataaaaacagtaGTTAGTAGCAGAGCAACAGAAACGCTAGAGCACGAGCGAATGAGGGTCCCCAGCTCACCAATGAAGCCAAAGCCTCGGTGTCGCCCTGTTGTGGGGTCTCTGGCTAACGTGCAAGACTTGATCCTCCCGAAGGCCTCAAACACACTCTTGATGTCGTCATCCGACAGGTCAGGATGGACGGATGCCACGTAGATCCGGTTAAAAGCGCGCGCCTCCTCTGCCAGCTGGTCAATGATGGGTTGCGCCTGACCGATGTTACTTGGCCGCCCAACCTATAGCACAGATCATaccagcagggctattgagtgTGGGATTTCTTGTATCAACCGAGGACGCACTATCGCAAACTGTATTTCCCTGCAGAGCTAAGTTTCGGCAGCCACCGAGTTCAGTCAAAGCCACTCTTCTTCTACAATCATGAGAAAAAGCTGACCTGTCAATTATCCTCTGGTATTACTCATGTGCATGTCCATTACTTCACTATAGCCTGAATAAATGGTTCAGATATTGATCTGAAATCTATGTCTAGCCTCATCATTCTCAACCAGGCcaccacaaacaaaaatacactcCAATAACCCatctaaaaaataaagagaCTCAAActgaatatattataataaagtaTCTTAATTCATAAAGCTTTGAAACTAAACCTGATTAAAACTTTAAACTATGGACAACAATTATTTGCACTTAGAGAATTTGTATCAAATTTTTGTCAGTTGAGCACCAAAATTTGACTGGAATCCAATCACCTAACTGTCACTTAGATAAATGTTAACTAGATAAACTGTTGGCACTCAATCGTGACAAATtaatacattaaaccaaatttcaaATGACTCAAATAAATAACTTCAGCATTTAAAAAGAAGTACAGCTTCAAAACACCAGATTTACACAGCGTGACTAGCTGAGCTGATGGCAACACCGAAAGGGGAACGCAATAAATACCTTTTGCTACAACTATGCACTCTGACCCCTCACTTAACCACAGAACTGAGTTCCCTATGTAACACGAGCATATATGTGCGACTGGGATCTGTACTACAGATGGGGCGGCCAAGCAACACCAACCAGGCGCAGCCCATCATCAGCACACCATGGACACGGAGCGATGCCATGCGCCGCTGGGCATCGTACTGCAACTGGTCACTAAAACAGCCTTGATGACatcatggaaacacacaacacgagCAGACAATATCCTAAGCATACACCCAGACATACACACGCACCTGGAaatcaacagacacacacacgcaagaaGAGAAAAATTAGTAACACACAGGTCATTTAATTAtcacaaatgtacataatttaCTAATTGACTCAGCATTCCAAATGGCAGGAGGGAATCCAAAACTCCTGTTTCAATCAAACTACATCAAGAAAGGAACAGTTATAGAACTTGAGACATTACTTGTGGTTCCTTTGATTCATGGTATCCTAAGAATTGGAGAGATCCCAACATCTCCAGACAACTAACCTTAATGTTTCGCCCCCCCAACATGACTGAGTTCATCTGCTCCAGAGCCAGCTGAGCAGCTTCTGGCACATCGTACTCCACAAAGGCAAAGCCCTGCACAgtcaaatggaaaaacagaacGTCAGAAAGAACTGAGGCATGTCTATTACTAATTTTCCACATTAAAATCAAAGTGAAGAAGAATTTGTATGATTCTGACCTTGTGTTTCATTGTTACAGAATCCCAAGACATGTCGATGCTCTTGATTGGGCCGAAAGGAGCAAAGGCCTGTCTGATGGTGTCTTCACCAAGCTCATAGTATATGGAGCCCACATACACCCGGCACATGATGGCTAGAGCCCGCTGCCTCTGAGCTGCCACCTGCCAACCAGGACAAACACCTCAAGATCAGCATTAGAGAGTCAAAGAAA
The window above is part of the Platichthys flesus chromosome 21, fPlaFle2.1, whole genome shotgun sequence genome. Proteins encoded here:
- the puf60b gene encoding poly(U)-binding-splicing factor PUF60-B isoform X1 encodes the protein MAVTESAGGETLTMENGQGTGSKLGLPPLTPEQQEALQRAKKYAMEQSIKSVLVKQTIAHQQQQLTNLQMAAVTMGFGDPLSPLQSVAAQRQRALAIMCRVYVGSIYYELGEDTIRQAFAPFGPIKSIDMSWDSVTMKHKGFAFVEYDVPEAAQLALEQMNSVMLGGRNIKVGRPSNIGQAQPIIDQLAEEARAFNRIYVASVHPDLSDDDIKSVFEAFGRIKSCTLARDPTTGRHRGFGFIEYEKPQSALDAVSSMNLFDLGGQYLRVGKAVTPPIPLLTPTTPGGLPPAAAVAAAAATAKITAQASMNPFQRDLMAFQEAVAGASVLGALAAPQLLGQQMGIPQAVMAAQAPGVITGVTPVRPPIPVLPQVGLVNPVLASPPVLSNQVSGSSLQLKKEEKEEQLQDGTGQEMLSDQEHMSISGSSARHMVMQKLLRKSESTVMVLRNMVGPEDIDDDLEGEVTEECGKFGSVNRVIIYQEKQGEEEDADIIVKIFVEFSMASEMNKAIQALNDRWFGGRKVVAEVYDQDRFNSSDLSA
- the puf60b gene encoding poly(U)-binding-splicing factor PUF60-B isoform X3; its protein translation is MAVTESAGGETLTMENGQGTGSKLGLPPLTPEQQEALQRAKKYAMEQSIKSVLVKQTIAHQQQQLTNLQMAAVTMGFGDPLSPLQSVAAQRQRALAIMCRVYVGSIYYELGEDTIRQAFAPFGPIKSIDMSWDSVTMKHKGFAFVEYDVPEAAQLALEQMNSVMLGGRNIKVGRPSNIGQAQPIIDQLAEEARAFNRIYVASVHPDLSDDDIKSVFEAFGRIKSCTLARDPTTGRHRGFGFIEYEKPQSALDAVSSMNLFDLGGQYLRVGKAVTPPIPLLTPTTPGGLPPAAAVAAAAATAKITAQEAVAGASVLGALAAPQLLGQQMGIPQAVMAAQAPGVITGVTPVRPPIPVLPQVGLVNPVLASPPVLSNQVSGSSLQLKKEEKEEQLQDGTGQEMLSDQEHMSISGSSARHMVMQKLLRKSESTVMVLRNMVGPEDIDDDLEGEVTEECGKFGSVNRVIIYQEKQGEEEDADIIVKIFVEFSMASEMNKAIQALNDRWFGGRKVVAEVYDQDRFNSSDLSA
- the puf60b gene encoding poly(U)-binding-splicing factor PUF60-B isoform X2; this encodes MENGQGTGSKLGLPPLTPEQQEALQRAKKYAMEQSIKSVLVKQTIAHQQQQLTNLQMAAVTMGFGDPLSPLQSVAAQRQRALAIMCRVYVGSIYYELGEDTIRQAFAPFGPIKSIDMSWDSVTMKHKGFAFVEYDVPEAAQLALEQMNSVMLGGRNIKVGRPSNIGQAQPIIDQLAEEARAFNRIYVASVHPDLSDDDIKSVFEAFGRIKSCTLARDPTTGRHRGFGFIEYEKPQSALDAVSSMNLFDLGGQYLRVGKAVTPPIPLLTPTTPGGLPPAAAVAAAAATAKITAQASMNPFQRDLMAFQEAVAGASVLGALAAPQLLGQQMGIPQAVMAAQAPGVITGVTPVRPPIPVLPQVGLVNPVLASPPVLSNQVSGSSLQLKKEEKEEQLQDGTGQEMLSDQEHMSISGSSARHMVMQKLLRKSESTVMVLRNMVGPEDIDDDLEGEVTEECGKFGSVNRVIIYQEKQGEEEDADIIVKIFVEFSMASEMNKAIQALNDRWFGGRKVVAEVYDQDRFNSSDLSA